One genomic segment of Manis pentadactyla isolate mManPen7 chromosome 1, mManPen7.hap1, whole genome shotgun sequence includes these proteins:
- the IL12A gene encoding interleukin-12 subunit alpha: protein MGPTRRLLFVAMLALLNHLGHPGLARSLPTATPGLGMLQCLSHSQNLLRAVGNMLQKARQTLEFYSCSSEEIDHEDITKDKTSTVEACLPLELTTNESCLASREISFLTNGSCLASSKASFMMTLCLSSIYEDLKMYQVEFKAMNAKLLMDPKRQISLDQNMLAAIDELMQALSFNSETVPQKPSLEEPDFYKTKIKLCILLHAFRIRVVTIDRMMSYLNSS from the exons ATGGGTCCCACTCGCA GGCTCCTCTTCGTGGCCATGCTGGCCCTCCTAAACCACCTGGGCCACCCCGGTTTGGCCAGGAGCCTCCCCACAGCCACACCAGGCCTAGGAATGCTCCAGTGCCTCAGCCACTCCCAAAACCTGCTGAGGGCCGTCGGCAACATGCTTCAGAAG GCCAGACAAACCCTTGAATTTTACTCCTGCTCTTCTGAAGAGATTGATCATGAAGATATCACAAAAGATAAAACCAGTACGGTGGAGGCCTGCTTACCACTGGAATTAACCACG aatgAGAGCTGCCTGGCTTCCAGAGAGATCTCTTTCTTAACT aatGGGAGTTGTCTGGCCTCCAGTAAGGCCTCTTTTATGATG ACCCTGTGCCTTAGCAGTATCTATGAAGACTTGAAGATGTACCAGGTGGAGTTCAAGGCCATGAATGCAAAGCTTTTGATGGATCCTAAGAGGCAGATCTCTCTGGACCAAAACATGCTGGCAGCTATTGACGAGCTGATGCAG GCCCTGAGTTTCAACAGTGAGACTGTGCCACAAAAACCCTCCCTTGAAGAACCGgatttttataaaactaaaatcaAGCTCTGCATACTTCTTCATGCTTTCAGAATTCGTGTGGTGACTATCGATAGAATGATGAGCTATCTGAATTCGTCCTAA